The Amycolatopsis mongoliensis genome includes a window with the following:
- a CDS encoding ArnT family glycosyltransferase, giving the protein MGIVVAAQAVILTALSGRYGFHRDELYFVAAGRRPDWGYVDNPPITPWLARASTAVFGETPTGLRVAATLLGMATVVVVALMAREFGGGRGAQLFTALATALSAYVLAVSHMLATNSADVLLWSLIALFGLKLLRTGDGRWWLAVGAAAGLGMANKWLVLLLLSGLGVGVAIAGPRRVLRTWWLAAGIGIAAVLAAPVVVWQASHGWPMLTVAGGISEDDGGENRVLFVPMQLVLLSPVLVPVWIAGLVRPWHDPALRWARALAIAYPVVCVELLIVGGKPYYSVPLLLPLVALGAEPALRWLARAGTTRRVLTGVVAAVCVAVSVLTGLPVVPASALDGPLLAVNKEPGEQVGWPEFADTVAGAWARIPATERDTAVIVTGNYGEAGAIEHYGPARGLPQPYSPHMSYADWGPPPDRLVGPVLLVGGIDRGSPASRLITGCRVVAKHHNAEGVDDDEEGVALSLCTLTEPWSTAWPVLRRFY; this is encoded by the coding sequence GTGGGCATCGTCGTCGCCGCACAGGCGGTGATCCTGACCGCGCTGTCCGGCCGCTACGGCTTCCACCGCGACGAGCTGTACTTCGTCGCGGCGGGCCGGCGGCCCGACTGGGGCTACGTCGACAACCCGCCGATCACGCCGTGGCTCGCGCGCGCGTCCACGGCCGTGTTCGGCGAAACGCCGACCGGCCTGCGCGTCGCCGCGACCCTGCTCGGCATGGCGACGGTGGTGGTCGTCGCGCTGATGGCCCGCGAGTTCGGCGGCGGCCGCGGCGCGCAGCTGTTCACCGCGCTCGCGACGGCGCTCTCGGCGTACGTCCTGGCCGTGTCGCACATGCTGGCCACCAACTCGGCGGACGTGCTGCTGTGGTCGCTGATCGCGTTGTTCGGCCTGAAGCTCCTGCGCACCGGTGACGGCCGGTGGTGGCTCGCCGTCGGTGCCGCCGCCGGGCTCGGCATGGCGAACAAGTGGCTCGTCCTGCTCCTGCTGTCCGGGCTCGGTGTCGGTGTGGCCATCGCCGGGCCGCGCCGGGTGCTGCGGACGTGGTGGCTCGCGGCCGGGATCGGGATCGCCGCCGTGCTCGCCGCGCCGGTCGTGGTCTGGCAGGCGTCGCACGGCTGGCCGATGCTCACCGTGGCCGGCGGGATCAGCGAGGACGACGGCGGCGAGAACCGCGTGCTGTTCGTGCCGATGCAGCTGGTGTTGCTCTCCCCCGTGCTGGTGCCCGTGTGGATCGCCGGGCTCGTGCGGCCGTGGCACGACCCGGCTCTCCGGTGGGCCCGCGCGCTGGCGATCGCCTACCCGGTGGTCTGCGTCGAGCTCCTGATCGTGGGCGGAAAGCCGTACTACTCCGTGCCGTTGCTGCTGCCGCTGGTGGCGCTCGGCGCGGAGCCGGCGCTGCGGTGGCTGGCCCGCGCCGGGACCACGCGGCGGGTGCTGACCGGCGTGGTGGCCGCGGTGTGCGTGGCCGTGTCCGTCCTCACCGGTCTCCCGGTGGTCCCGGCCTCGGCCCTCGACGGCCCGCTTCTGGCGGTCAACAAGGAACCCGGCGAGCAGGTCGGCTGGCCGGAGTTCGCCGACACGGTCGCCGGGGCGTGGGCGCGGATCCCGGCCACCGAGCGGGACACCGCGGTGATCGTCACCGGGAACTACGGCGAAGCCGGCGCGATCGAGCACTACGGACCCGCGCGCGGCCTGCCGCAGCCGTACTCGCCGCACATGTCCTACGCCGACTGGGGCCCGCCGCCGGACCGCCTGGTCGGCCCGGTGCTGCTGGTCGGCGGCATCGACCGCGGCTCGCCCGCCTCGCGGCTGATCACCGGGTGCCGCGTGGTGGCCAAGCACCACAACGCCGAAGGCGTCGACGACGACGAAGAAGGCGTCGCGCTCTCGCTGTGCACATTGACCGAGCCGTGGTCGACGGCGTGGCCGGTCCTGCGCCGGTTCTACTGA
- a CDS encoding type VII secretion target codes for MTAGGFEVEPDDLVAHASHVESLVDRLTTAASAADTAMSDHAYGLLCAFLPPIIRPTGEQAKEALTASTEGVRGLADNVKTAAQSYRDGEEGNAQPFERQLSAAPRTAEAGVRA; via the coding sequence ATGACGGCCGGCGGCTTCGAGGTCGAGCCGGACGACCTGGTCGCGCACGCGAGTCACGTCGAGAGCCTGGTGGACCGGCTCACCACGGCGGCTTCCGCGGCGGACACGGCGATGTCGGACCACGCCTACGGGCTGCTTTGCGCGTTCCTCCCGCCGATCATCCGGCCCACGGGTGAGCAGGCGAAGGAGGCGCTGACCGCGTCGACCGAGGGGGTGCGCGGGCTCGCCGACAACGTCAAGACCGCCGCCCAGTCCTACCGCGACGGTGAAGAGGGCAACGCCCAGCCGTTCGAACGGCAGCTGAGTGCCGCACCGCGCACGGCGGAAGCGGGGGTCCGGGCATGA
- a CDS encoding 4-hydroxybenzoate 3-monooxygenase: MVARRTAVAVVGAGPAGLTVANLLQRAGIGCVLLEQESRAFIEQRPRAGFIEEWAVHGLDQRGLGEQLVAKAPRHEKFEFRFAGRRHAFRYGDVTGQRHFVYPQQLLVTDLVAQYTGAGGEAVFEVSDVRLHGLTSETPAVTFRTADGEHRVDCDFIAGCDGARGVSQGYLPPESTVKSRHDYGIGRLALLAEAPPSADGVLFGIHPRGFGAHMARTPTVTRFYLQTAAGETEADWPDERVWTELQARLAVPDGPIIEGKLIEKRILDMHNYVVEPMSHGRLHLAGESAHLVAPIAAKGMNLALHDAFLLAEAYQAHYAGDPTRLAGYSAACLPLVWQYQEFSLWLSDIFHNTAAAGENPFAARIAEARMRRLLGSPAAAAAFAELYIGKNADL, translated from the coding sequence ATGGTGGCGAGGCGCACGGCGGTGGCCGTGGTGGGGGCGGGCCCGGCCGGACTCACGGTGGCGAACCTCCTGCAGCGTGCGGGGATCGGCTGTGTGCTGCTGGAGCAGGAAAGCCGGGCGTTCATCGAGCAGCGGCCGCGGGCCGGGTTCATCGAGGAATGGGCCGTCCACGGGCTCGACCAGCGCGGGCTCGGCGAGCAGCTCGTCGCGAAGGCGCCGCGGCACGAGAAGTTCGAGTTCCGGTTCGCCGGGCGGCGGCACGCCTTCCGCTACGGCGACGTCACCGGACAACGGCATTTCGTGTACCCGCAACAGCTCCTGGTCACCGACCTGGTCGCGCAGTACACCGGCGCGGGTGGCGAAGCGGTCTTCGAGGTCTCCGACGTCCGGCTGCACGGCCTGACGTCGGAGACGCCCGCCGTCACGTTCCGGACCGCCGACGGCGAGCACCGGGTCGACTGCGACTTCATCGCCGGCTGCGACGGCGCGCGCGGCGTCTCTCAGGGCTACCTGCCACCGGAATCCACCGTGAAGTCCCGCCACGACTACGGAATCGGCCGGCTGGCCCTGCTCGCGGAGGCACCGCCGTCCGCCGACGGGGTGCTGTTCGGCATCCACCCGCGCGGGTTCGGCGCGCACATGGCCCGCACGCCGACGGTGACGCGGTTCTACCTGCAGACCGCGGCGGGCGAAACCGAGGCGGACTGGCCCGACGAGCGCGTCTGGACGGAGCTGCAGGCCCGGCTGGCGGTGCCGGACGGCCCGATCATCGAGGGCAAGCTGATCGAGAAGCGGATCCTCGACATGCACAACTACGTCGTGGAGCCGATGTCCCACGGCCGGCTGCACCTGGCGGGCGAGTCGGCGCACCTCGTCGCGCCGATCGCGGCGAAGGGCATGAACCTCGCCCTGCACGACGCGTTCCTGCTCGCCGAGGCCTACCAAGCGCACTACGCGGGCGATCCCACGCGGCTGGCCGGGTACTCCGCCGCGTGCCTGCCGCTGGTGTGGCAGTACCAGGAGTTTTCGCTGTGGCTGTCGGACATCTTCCACAACACCGCGGCCGCGGGCGAGAACCCGTTCGCGGCGCGCATCGCGGAAGCCCGGATGCGCCGCCTGCTGGGTTCGCCCGCGGCCGCGGCGGCGTTCGCGGAGCTGTACATCGGCAAGAACGCCGATCTTTAA
- a CDS encoding SGNH/GDSL hydrolase family protein has product MRRFLALSAALLAGFGILTTSGSANPESALPAVAEHAVGGWVGTWATSPASAVANTPDGYPGYSIRNVVHTSAGGGRARVHLSNAFGASPLTFGHVTVAVQSTGPDAVPGTLRSLTFGGAPSVVVPAGAEALSDPVGLRVPADANLLVTTYVPTKSGPVTYHPAASQTSYFTRAGDFAGNESGAPYTEQTSVWHYVSGVDVQGGAEASIVTLGDSITDGVGSVAGANHRWPDYLADRLHGRFGVLNAGISANRLLLDVPGSGAGQNALSRFDRDVLSVGGVRTLIVLEGINDIQQDPHQTDPNAITSAYRQLVTQAHARGIRVLGGTLTPFKGWRVYDETLEATRTAVNTFIRTSGVFDGVIDFDAAVRDPADPLRMLPAYDSGDHLHPGDAGYERMAAVVRLDRL; this is encoded by the coding sequence ATGCGACGCTTTTTGGCTCTGAGCGCGGCACTTCTGGCGGGGTTCGGCATCCTCACGACGTCCGGCAGCGCGAACCCCGAAAGCGCTCTCCCGGCGGTCGCCGAGCACGCCGTCGGCGGCTGGGTCGGCACGTGGGCCACCTCGCCCGCGTCCGCCGTGGCCAACACCCCGGACGGCTACCCGGGCTACTCGATCCGCAACGTCGTGCACACCAGTGCCGGCGGCGGCCGGGCCCGCGTCCACCTGTCGAACGCCTTCGGCGCGTCTCCCCTGACCTTCGGGCACGTCACCGTCGCGGTGCAGAGCACCGGCCCGGACGCGGTGCCCGGCACGCTGCGGTCGCTGACCTTCGGCGGCGCGCCGAGCGTCGTCGTCCCGGCGGGCGCCGAAGCCCTGAGCGACCCGGTGGGCCTGCGGGTGCCGGCCGACGCCAACCTGCTCGTCACGACCTACGTGCCCACGAAGTCCGGGCCCGTCACCTACCACCCGGCCGCCTCGCAGACGTCGTACTTCACCCGCGCGGGCGACTTCGCCGGCAACGAGTCGGGCGCGCCCTACACCGAGCAGACGTCGGTGTGGCACTACGTCTCCGGCGTCGACGTCCAGGGCGGCGCCGAGGCATCGATCGTCACCCTCGGCGATTCGATCACCGACGGCGTCGGCTCGGTCGCCGGGGCCAACCACCGCTGGCCGGACTACCTCGCCGACCGGCTGCACGGCCGGTTCGGCGTGCTCAACGCGGGCATCAGCGCCAACCGGCTGCTGCTCGACGTGCCCGGGTCGGGCGCCGGCCAGAACGCGTTGTCCCGCTTCGACCGCGACGTGCTGAGCGTCGGCGGCGTGCGGACGCTGATCGTGCTGGAAGGCATCAACGACATCCAGCAGGACCCGCACCAGACCGACCCGAACGCGATCACCTCGGCCTACCGCCAGCTGGTGACGCAGGCGCACGCCCGCGGCATCCGCGTCCTCGGCGGCACGCTCACGCCGTTCAAGGGCTGGCGCGTCTACGACGAAACCCTGGAGGCGACCCGCACGGCGGTGAACACGTTCATCCGCACCAGCGGCGTCTTCGACGGCGTGATCGACTTCGACGCCGCCGTCCGCGACCCGGCCGACCCGCTCCGGATGCTCCCCGCGTACGACTCGGGCGACCACCTCCACCCGGGCGACGCGGGTTACGAGCGGATGGCCGCCGTGGTCCGGCTCGACCGGCTCTGA
- a CDS encoding GNAT family N-acetyltransferase, whose amino-acid sequence MTGLITGSRVRLRPAAAADAARFEEILSHPDVARWWADAEEPVAAQVSYLLDPDEDTTTYAIEHEDVVVGIELAFEEADPQYRHAGIDIAVHPDWQGRGLGSDAIRTLAEHLFTVRGHHRLVIDPAADNKSAIQLYQSLGFQPVGTMRSYERGPDGSWHDGLLMDLLAEDLVPVLAGS is encoded by the coding sequence ATGACCGGCCTGATCACCGGAAGCCGTGTCCGCCTGCGCCCCGCCGCAGCCGCGGACGCCGCCCGGTTCGAGGAGATCCTGTCGCACCCGGACGTCGCCCGGTGGTGGGCGGACGCCGAGGAACCGGTGGCCGCCCAGGTGTCCTACCTGCTGGACCCCGACGAGGACACCACGACCTACGCCATCGAGCACGAGGATGTCGTCGTGGGCATCGAGCTGGCCTTCGAGGAGGCCGACCCGCAGTACCGGCACGCGGGCATCGACATCGCGGTCCACCCGGACTGGCAGGGCCGCGGTCTCGGGTCGGACGCGATCCGGACGCTGGCCGAGCACCTGTTCACCGTGCGTGGCCACCACCGGCTGGTGATCGATCCCGCCGCGGACAACAAGTCCGCGATCCAGCTGTACCAGTCACTCGGCTTCCAGCCGGTCGGCACGATGCGCTCCTACGAGCGCGGTCCGGACGGCAGCTGGCACGACGGGCTGCTGATGGACCTGCTGGCCGAAGACCTCGTCCCGGTGCTCGCCGGCTCCTGA
- a CDS encoding ESX secretion-associated protein EspG — MADRFEFVLEVVEALVVGRATGGDVRRYPLRAGNLPADPVRFVRVARQVYDALEERRLSVSGELHPGVRTAFELLAEPRVSVAVSGIDGLGADVAVLVVTDGAQALGITQAPDTDELLFSLFADEDLVEVVTGVLPPAPAATTGKHVVHRAAGREVSAMTAKRIADAEFDEEETDAFGMIEVKAVVRPGRRPPAPKPSDVAVLERVLAEPRLGGGHIAVTAQSRRGERLAGEPLSWLDTADGRYLVHTKTGEAGELTAQYVPAGRADLARAIREAIAAVY; from the coding sequence ATGGCGGACAGGTTCGAGTTCGTCCTTGAGGTCGTCGAAGCCCTCGTCGTCGGCAGGGCGACCGGTGGCGACGTCCGGCGCTACCCGTTGCGCGCGGGCAACCTCCCGGCGGACCCGGTGCGGTTCGTGCGGGTCGCGCGCCAGGTCTACGACGCGCTCGAGGAGCGGCGGCTGTCGGTTTCGGGCGAGCTGCACCCCGGGGTGCGGACGGCGTTCGAGCTGCTGGCCGAGCCGCGGGTTTCGGTTGCCGTGAGCGGGATCGACGGCCTCGGCGCCGACGTCGCCGTGCTGGTGGTCACCGACGGCGCCCAGGCACTCGGCATCACCCAGGCCCCCGACACCGACGAGCTGCTGTTCTCGCTGTTCGCCGACGAGGACCTGGTCGAGGTCGTCACCGGCGTGCTGCCGCCGGCCCCGGCCGCGACCACCGGCAAGCACGTCGTGCACCGCGCCGCCGGGCGCGAGGTCTCGGCCATGACGGCGAAGCGGATCGCGGACGCCGAGTTCGACGAAGAAGAGACCGACGCCTTCGGCATGATCGAGGTCAAGGCCGTGGTGCGGCCGGGCCGCCGGCCGCCGGCGCCGAAGCCGTCGGACGTCGCGGTGCTCGAGCGGGTGCTGGCCGAACCGCGGCTGGGTGGCGGCCACATCGCCGTCACCGCGCAGAGCCGCCGCGGCGAGCGGCTCGCGGGCGAACCGCTGAGCTGGCTGGACACCGCCGACGGCCGCTACCTGGTGCACACCAAGACCGGCGAGGCCGGCGAGCTGACGGCGCAGTACGTACCGGCCGGCCGTGCCGACCTCGCGCGCGCGATCCGCGAAGCGATCGCCGCCGTCTACTGA
- a CDS encoding alpha-L-fucosidase translates to MTTFPRRQALGIALGGAVALSVAGRTPAGAAGPVDAAPDGPGTPIVPPPPPVPVALDAWFSNDGIDSASATGGDFDGSGYTFPAEHLPAGQTATVGGVPFKLGSAAAGAKNNIAATGQTIDLPKGRYFVAYFLVAASYGATGGAATVHYADGTTSTGSLSGPDWYTGTGALVSPFRYAPGGVVDSNPVSLATGQVWVDPARDAVALTLPTTATPAPNVSSLHVFALTLQPVAAGRSALILDGRSTANLLTDGGPQAAEATVVNAGTVWLGAGDKVSVTVDVPGGRTTVPATIRALAPGEQATVRLGLAPNASVPPGTTTNGQVRVTAGRGTLATQQVPITLGVPDFRPTDASLSTHRAPYWFTDSKFGIFIHWGVYAVPAWAPVGQQYAEWYWQNQQDPNGATYAYHKEKYGEDFAYDDFIPMFTAAKFDPRTWLKLIADAGAEYYVLTSKHHDGFALWDTEVSDRNSVKLGPKRNIIAELFAASRKYTPQLRNGLYFSLPEWFNPDNPWMGHAPRNPYTGAPLPYTGYTAGKDFVRDYQAPQVLELISEFDPDVLWFDIGGVNDSRTVLTEYFNHAKNRKRPKDVTYNDRGGIPDHDFTTPEYTTYPNTVVAKWEASRGLDPFSYGYNRATPDDRYMTAEEVVRTLVDIVSKNGNFLLDIGPDFDGTIPDVMQKHLRDAGAWLKVNGEAIYGTTYWSRMAQLGDLRFTVKQNEAFYVHSLVAPGSRLVVDAPVPIRAGDRVSLLGYRGNLHWTVENGSLVVDVPAAARQAGRFAWVFKIAWS, encoded by the coding sequence GTGACGACCTTCCCTCGCCGTCAAGCCCTCGGCATCGCCCTGGGTGGCGCCGTGGCGCTCAGCGTGGCCGGCCGGACACCCGCCGGTGCGGCCGGGCCCGTGGACGCCGCCCCGGACGGCCCCGGTACCCCGATCGTCCCGCCCCCGCCGCCCGTCCCGGTCGCGCTCGACGCCTGGTTCTCGAACGACGGCATCGACAGCGCGTCGGCCACCGGCGGCGACTTCGACGGCTCCGGCTACACCTTCCCGGCCGAGCACCTGCCCGCCGGGCAGACCGCCACCGTCGGCGGCGTCCCGTTCAAGCTCGGCTCCGCGGCCGCCGGCGCCAAGAACAACATCGCCGCCACCGGCCAGACGATCGACCTGCCGAAGGGGCGGTACTTCGTCGCCTACTTCCTGGTCGCCGCCAGCTACGGCGCCACCGGCGGCGCCGCCACCGTGCACTACGCCGACGGCACCACGAGCACCGGTTCCCTCTCCGGTCCCGACTGGTACACCGGCACCGGCGCCCTGGTTTCGCCGTTCCGCTACGCGCCCGGCGGTGTCGTCGACAGCAACCCCGTTTCCCTGGCCACCGGCCAGGTCTGGGTCGACCCGGCCCGCGACGCCGTCGCGCTGACCCTGCCCACCACGGCCACGCCGGCGCCGAACGTCTCCAGCCTGCACGTCTTCGCGCTCACCCTGCAGCCGGTGGCCGCCGGCCGTTCGGCGCTGATCCTCGACGGCCGCTCGACGGCCAACCTGCTGACCGACGGCGGCCCGCAGGCGGCCGAGGCGACCGTCGTGAACGCGGGAACGGTGTGGCTCGGGGCCGGTGACAAGGTCAGCGTCACCGTCGACGTCCCCGGTGGCCGGACGACCGTGCCGGCGACCATCCGCGCGCTGGCGCCGGGGGAGCAGGCGACGGTCCGGCTCGGGCTCGCGCCGAACGCGTCCGTGCCGCCCGGAACCACCACGAACGGCCAGGTCCGCGTCACGGCCGGGCGGGGCACCCTCGCCACCCAGCAGGTCCCGATCACCCTCGGCGTCCCGGACTTCCGGCCGACCGACGCCTCGCTGTCGACGCACCGTGCGCCGTATTGGTTCACCGACAGCAAGTTCGGCATCTTCATCCACTGGGGCGTGTACGCCGTGCCCGCGTGGGCGCCGGTCGGGCAGCAGTACGCGGAGTGGTACTGGCAGAACCAGCAGGACCCGAACGGCGCGACCTACGCCTACCACAAGGAGAAGTACGGCGAGGACTTCGCCTACGACGACTTCATCCCGATGTTCACCGCGGCGAAGTTCGACCCGCGCACCTGGCTGAAGCTCATCGCGGACGCGGGCGCCGAGTACTACGTCCTGACGTCGAAGCACCACGACGGCTTCGCGTTGTGGGACACCGAGGTCAGCGACCGCAACTCCGTGAAGCTCGGCCCGAAGCGCAACATCATCGCCGAGCTGTTCGCGGCGTCCCGGAAGTACACCCCGCAGCTGCGCAACGGCCTGTACTTCTCGCTGCCGGAGTGGTTCAACCCGGACAACCCGTGGATGGGCCACGCGCCGCGCAACCCGTACACCGGCGCGCCACTGCCCTACACCGGGTACACCGCCGGGAAGGACTTCGTCCGCGACTACCAGGCGCCGCAGGTCCTCGAGCTGATCTCGGAGTTCGACCCGGACGTGCTGTGGTTCGACATCGGCGGCGTCAACGACAGCCGGACCGTGCTCACCGAGTACTTCAACCACGCGAAGAACCGCAAGCGGCCCAAGGACGTCACCTACAACGACCGCGGCGGCATCCCCGACCACGACTTCACGACGCCGGAGTACACGACGTACCCGAACACCGTGGTGGCGAAGTGGGAGGCGAGCCGCGGCCTCGACCCGTTCTCCTACGGCTACAACCGCGCGACCCCCGACGACCGGTACATGACGGCGGAGGAGGTCGTCCGGACGCTCGTCGACATCGTGTCGAAGAACGGCAACTTCCTGCTCGACATCGGCCCGGACTTCGACGGCACCATCCCGGACGTCATGCAGAAGCACCTGCGCGACGCGGGCGCGTGGCTGAAGGTCAACGGCGAGGCGATCTACGGCACGACGTACTGGTCGCGGATGGCTCAGCTCGGCGACCTGCGGTTCACGGTCAAGCAGAACGAGGCCTTCTACGTGCACTCACTGGTGGCACCGGGCAGCAGGCTGGTGGTCGACGCGCCGGTCCCGATCCGCGCCGGGGACCGGGTGAGCCTGCTCGGGTACCGCGGGAACCTGCACTGGACGGTGGAGAACGGCTCGCTGGTCGTCGACGTCCCGGCCGCGGCCCGGCAGGCGGGCCGCTTCGCCTGGGTGTTCAAGATCGCCTGGAGTTGA
- a CDS encoding YbaB/EbfC family nucleoid-associated protein, protein MTGPNGLGDLIRDPDEAIRRMDDWAAGFAAKAQRYQAAQEQTERLRLTASSGDGAVSVTVGADGTVTDLTFSNKVKSFPLDELSRTILTTMRRAQSGIAERVAGVMTEQLGDEDRETRTALLDTLRGRFPDPDEPDDAPPPAEPGPVPPSPAGGAAVPPAPQASPPPRRRTDPDEDDNNPW, encoded by the coding sequence ATGACGGGCCCGAACGGCCTGGGGGACCTGATCCGGGACCCCGACGAGGCGATCCGCCGGATGGACGACTGGGCGGCCGGGTTCGCGGCGAAGGCGCAGCGCTACCAGGCTGCGCAGGAGCAGACCGAACGGCTGCGGCTGACCGCGAGCAGCGGGGACGGCGCGGTCAGCGTCACGGTCGGCGCCGACGGCACGGTCACCGACCTGACGTTCAGCAACAAGGTCAAGTCCTTCCCCCTGGACGAGCTGTCCCGGACGATCCTGACGACGATGCGCCGGGCCCAGTCCGGCATCGCCGAGCGGGTGGCCGGGGTGATGACCGAGCAGCTCGGCGACGAGGACCGCGAGACCCGCACGGCGCTGCTCGACACGCTGCGCGGCCGGTTCCCCGACCCGGACGAGCCGGACGACGCGCCGCCGCCCGCGGAACCGGGCCCGGTTCCGCCGTCCCCGGCAGGCGGTGCCGCGGTTCCGCCGGCCCCGCAGGCTTCGCCGCCGCCGCGGCGGCGTACGGACCCGGACGAGGACGACAACAACCCGTGGTGA